Proteins co-encoded in one Psychromonas sp. L1A2 genomic window:
- a CDS encoding PaaI family thioesterase, giving the protein MSATHYSEKQLLINELLLLNQENLPQSLALMQKQKSHQHCMLCGPNSLLGLKLNFYNDANQQVWAHFKSSIHQQGYEGILHGGFLSALLDSSMCHAIFSKNIEAVTADMNIRFLHEVKVNSHILMTAKVITSRSPLYKVEGELYVDGILMTKSNARFMTKGFSKI; this is encoded by the coding sequence ATGTCTGCTACGCATTACTCTGAGAAACAATTATTAATTAATGAATTATTATTGTTAAATCAAGAAAATTTACCTCAATCTTTAGCATTAATGCAAAAACAAAAAAGCCATCAACATTGCATGTTATGTGGCCCAAATTCTCTATTAGGTTTAAAGTTAAATTTTTATAATGACGCTAATCAACAAGTCTGGGCACATTTCAAAAGCTCAATTCACCAACAAGGTTACGAAGGTATTTTGCACGGAGGTTTTTTATCAGCACTACTTGATAGCAGTATGTGCCACGCTATTTTTAGTAAGAATATTGAAGCAGTAACAGCGGATATGAATATTCGGTTTTTGCATGAAGTGAAGGTTAATAGTCATATTCTAATGACCGCTAAAGTAATCACTTCTCGCTCTCCTCTTTATAAAGTAGAAGGAGAATTATATGTGGATGGAATATTGATGACAAAAAGTAACGCACGCTTTATGACTAAAGGGTTTAGTAAAATTTAA
- a CDS encoding DUF134 domain-containing protein encodes MRPKIKRHICTEKFAKCSLFKPNGIPAKDLIKVSIESDELEAIRLVDIEGFSQQDAAKIMKVSRQTFANILKKSRFKISNALINGHALVLPDELVTIDN; translated from the coding sequence ATGAGACCAAAAATAAAGCGCCATATCTGCACTGAAAAGTTTGCTAAATGCAGCTTATTTAAACCCAATGGTATTCCTGCAAAGGATCTGATCAAAGTCAGTATTGAAAGCGATGAATTAGAAGCCATTCGCTTGGTTGATATTGAAGGGTTTTCTCAACAAGATGCAGCAAAAATAATGAAAGTTTCACGACAAACCTTTGCCAATATATTAAAAAAGTCACGTTTCAAAATAAGTAATGCATTGATAAATGGACATGCATTAGTTTTACCCGATGAATTAGTTACTATTGATAATTAA
- a CDS encoding NifB/NifX family molybdenum-iron cluster-binding protein, producing MIYAIAMSNNKLSHQFSKSDNFAFYNEKYQIIAVHDNPALGITGCSAKLLIIQLLQEMHCDVVIVRKVGEKTLVKLLNAGLQVEQGNTRDDIKTLLESAKLHRRSLNTPEQGVLKKASDKNAGGRCCSHH from the coding sequence ATGATTTATGCTATCGCAATGAGCAATAATAAGCTGTCTCACCAGTTTTCAAAATCTGATAACTTCGCCTTTTATAATGAAAAATATCAGATAATAGCTGTGCATGATAATCCAGCTTTAGGCATCACAGGTTGTTCTGCAAAGTTATTAATTATTCAACTTTTACAAGAAATGCACTGCGACGTTGTGATTGTTAGGAAAGTAGGTGAAAAAACCTTAGTAAAACTACTAAATGCAGGTTTACAAGTAGAGCAAGGGAATACAAGGGATGATATTAAAACATTATTGGAAAGCGCTAAATTACATCGCCGATCTTTAAATACACCTGAACAAGGGGTGTTGAAAAAAGCATCAGATAAAAATGCTGGTGGTCGATGCTGTAGCCATCATTAG
- the thiC gene encoding phosphomethylpyrimidine synthase ThiC yields MSKEINSTLKTTDRKGLSRRESRQAAQDYIQNLNNESYPNSEKIFIDGDIHPIKVAMRQIHQTDTFVGGSEENPVYEKNEPIPVYDTSGPYTDPNTTIDVHAGLPKLRKSWIEARDDVEALDGVTSEFAQTRLADDSLDELRFANLPKPLRAQKGQCVTQLHYARQGIITPEMEYIAIRENQGRDRIKCEALHSQHAGQSYGANLQESITPEFVRSEVARGRAIIPSNINHPELEPMIIGRNFLVKVNSNIGNSSVSSSIEEEVEKLVWSTLWGGDTVMDLSTGRNIHETREWILRNSPVPIGTVPIYQALEKVNGVVEDLTWEVFRDTLIEQAEQGVDYFTIHAGVLLRFVPMTAKRVTGIVSRGGSIMAKWCLTYHKENFAYEYFREICEICQQYDVSLSLGDGLRPGSVADANDQAQFSELEVLGELTKVAWEYDVQVIIEGPGHIPMQMIKENMDKQLTECFEAPFYTLGPLTTDIAPGYDHITSGIGAAQIGWYGCAMLCYVTPKEHLGLPNKDDVKVGLITYKIAAHAADLAKGHPGAQIRDNALSKSRFEFRWEDQFNLGLDPVTSREYHDETLPQESGKVAHFCSMCGPKFCSMKITQDVRDFTAKLDSGEINIKILDETIIMTTGMTAEEGMALKAKEFTDSGAEIYQPPVLDKA; encoded by the coding sequence ATGTCTAAAGAAATTAATTCAACGTTAAAAACCACTGATCGTAAAGGTCTATCTCGTCGTGAATCACGCCAAGCGGCACAGGACTATATTCAAAATTTGAATAATGAGTCTTATCCGAATTCTGAAAAAATATTTATTGATGGTGATATTCATCCGATCAAAGTAGCGATGCGTCAGATTCACCAAACCGACACGTTTGTGGGTGGCAGTGAAGAAAATCCAGTCTATGAAAAAAATGAGCCCATTCCTGTTTACGACACATCAGGTCCTTATACTGATCCGAATACTACAATTGATGTTCATGCAGGATTACCCAAATTACGTAAAAGTTGGATAGAAGCGCGTGATGATGTTGAAGCCCTTGATGGTGTTACCTCAGAGTTTGCACAAACACGTTTAGCCGATGATTCATTAGATGAATTACGATTCGCCAACTTACCTAAGCCATTACGTGCACAAAAAGGTCAATGTGTGACGCAATTGCATTACGCGCGTCAGGGTATTATCACACCAGAAATGGAATACATTGCCATTCGTGAAAACCAAGGTCGTGACCGTATAAAGTGTGAGGCATTACACTCACAACATGCAGGGCAAAGCTACGGCGCGAATTTACAGGAATCGATTACGCCAGAGTTTGTACGTTCAGAAGTGGCTAGAGGCCGAGCGATCATTCCATCAAACATTAACCATCCTGAATTAGAGCCAATGATCATTGGTCGTAATTTCTTAGTGAAAGTGAACTCTAATATTGGTAACTCTTCTGTGTCATCTTCAATCGAAGAAGAAGTGGAGAAGTTGGTTTGGTCAACGCTTTGGGGTGGTGACACGGTAATGGATTTATCAACAGGGCGTAATATTCATGAAACGCGTGAATGGATCCTACGTAACTCGCCAGTGCCAATCGGTACCGTACCGATTTATCAAGCATTAGAAAAAGTAAATGGCGTGGTGGAAGATTTAACATGGGAAGTGTTTCGCGATACGTTAATTGAACAAGCAGAGCAAGGCGTGGATTATTTTACCATTCATGCTGGCGTATTGTTACGTTTTGTACCGATGACGGCAAAGCGTGTCACGGGTATCGTTTCACGTGGTGGTTCAATCATGGCGAAATGGTGTTTGACTTACCATAAAGAAAACTTTGCTTATGAATACTTCCGTGAAATCTGTGAAATTTGTCAGCAGTACGATGTGTCGTTATCACTGGGTGATGGTTTACGTCCGGGGTCTGTTGCTGATGCCAATGATCAAGCACAATTCTCTGAATTAGAAGTATTAGGCGAGTTAACTAAAGTGGCGTGGGAATACGATGTACAAGTAATCATCGAAGGTCCAGGTCATATCCCAATGCAAATGATCAAAGAAAATATGGATAAGCAATTAACCGAATGTTTTGAAGCGCCTTTCTACACATTAGGTCCACTAACTACTGATATTGCTCCGGGTTACGATCATATTACGTCTGGTATCGGCGCCGCCCAAATCGGTTGGTACGGTTGTGCAATGTTGTGTTATGTCACACCAAAAGAGCATTTAGGGTTACCGAATAAAGATGATGTCAAAGTGGGTTTAATTACTTACAAAATTGCAGCGCATGCGGCTGATTTAGCGAAAGGACATCCTGGTGCGCAAATTCGAGACAATGCTTTATCTAAGTCTCGTTTTGAATTCCGTTGGGAAGACCAATTCAATCTAGGGTTAGACCCCGTCACATCGCGTGAATACCATGATGAAACGTTACCGCAGGAGTCAGGTAAAGTTGCGCATTTTTGTTCAATGTGTGGCCCAAAATTCTGCTCCATGAAAATTACACAGGACGTACGTGATTTTACGGCGAAGTTAGATTCAGGTGAAATCAACATTAAGATCCTTGATGAAACCATTATTATGACCACAGGTATGACTGCGGAAGAAGGGATGGCGCTTAAAGCCAAAGAGTTTACTGATAGTGGTGCTGAAATATATCAACCACCAGTACTTGATAAAGCTTAA
- the thiE gene encoding thiamine phosphate synthase produces the protein MNNIVWTIAGSDSSAGAGIQADLYTFHDLGADGCSVITAVTAQNSQAVQLVESVSEKMFTQQLASLAEDMPAKVIKIGLIASVEHVKILAQQLALYKQTWSRKPFVIYDPVSVASTGDDMAEEGINEVIKTQLLPQIDLLTPNANEVLTLSGHALISGESFKPAVDKLISMGCGSVLIKGGHFELVDDIALDYWSDGKREIALTSPRLDNVHTHGTGCTLASAIAATMALDYFIEDALVIAKAYLNQGLKASKALGAGEGSVAHCGWPTERADFPEVVLPESSIGYELDLPGSLEAGPGFEPCDTIKLGLYPVVDSVEWVERVLKLGVKTLQLRIKDKQPEQVEQQIIDAIALGKQYDARLFINDYWQLAIKHNAYGVHLGQEDMDVADLPLIADAGLRLGLSTHGYYEMLRARQLKPSYIALGHIFPTQTKDMPSDPQGLTRLSKYANLMSDMATVAIGGINLERAPAVWQTGIGSIAVVTAITLADDPKQVINQFNEIMC, from the coding sequence ATGAACAATATAGTGTGGACAATTGCAGGATCAGACTCTAGTGCAGGCGCGGGTATTCAAGCGGACCTTTATACATTTCATGATTTAGGGGCAGACGGTTGCTCAGTGATCACCGCGGTAACGGCACAAAACTCACAAGCTGTTCAGTTAGTTGAGAGTGTTTCTGAAAAAATGTTTACACAACAATTAGCCAGTTTAGCTGAAGATATGCCTGCTAAAGTAATTAAAATAGGTCTGATTGCGAGTGTTGAGCACGTTAAAATTCTTGCACAGCAATTGGCACTCTACAAACAAACTTGGTCACGTAAGCCATTTGTTATTTATGACCCTGTTTCTGTTGCATCGACAGGCGATGATATGGCTGAAGAGGGTATTAATGAGGTTATTAAAACGCAATTACTGCCTCAAATCGATCTATTAACACCTAATGCTAATGAAGTATTAACCTTATCTGGCCATGCCTTAATTTCTGGCGAATCATTTAAACCTGCCGTGGATAAATTGATCAGCATGGGTTGCGGTAGTGTCTTAATTAAAGGGGGTCACTTTGAGCTGGTGGATGACATTGCACTTGATTATTGGAGTGATGGTAAGAGAGAAATAGCACTAACAAGCCCTCGTTTAGACAATGTTCATACGCACGGAACAGGTTGTACCTTAGCCAGTGCCATTGCAGCAACGATGGCCTTAGATTATTTTATAGAAGATGCGTTAGTGATTGCAAAAGCTTATTTAAACCAAGGTTTAAAAGCCTCTAAAGCACTCGGTGCTGGTGAAGGTTCTGTCGCGCATTGTGGTTGGCCAACGGAGCGTGCTGATTTTCCTGAAGTCGTTTTACCTGAATCAAGTATTGGTTATGAGTTAGACCTACCGGGTAGTTTAGAAGCAGGTCCTGGCTTTGAACCTTGTGACACCATTAAATTAGGTTTATATCCCGTTGTCGATTCTGTTGAATGGGTAGAGCGCGTATTGAAACTGGGTGTAAAAACACTGCAGTTGCGTATTAAAGACAAACAACCAGAACAAGTAGAACAACAAATTATTGATGCGATAGCGTTAGGTAAACAGTATGACGCACGTTTATTTATTAATGATTATTGGCAGTTAGCCATCAAACATAATGCTTACGGAGTGCATCTGGGGCAAGAAGATATGGATGTAGCTGATTTACCGTTAATTGCCGATGCAGGTTTGCGTTTAGGGTTAAGCACCCACGGTTATTATGAAATGTTACGTGCAAGGCAGCTTAAGCCAAGTTATATCGCGTTAGGGCATATTTTCCCAACGCAAACCAAAGATATGCCTTCCGACCCACAAGGGTTAACGCGTTTATCTAAGTATGCGAACTTAATGTCAGATATGGCAACCGTTGCCATTGGAGGCATTAATTTAGAGCGTGCTCCCGCGGTATGGCAAACGGGAATTGGTAGCATTGCGGTAGTGACTGCGATTACATTAGCGGATGATCCTAAACAGGTAATTAATCAATTTAATGAAATCATGTGTTAG
- a CDS encoding HesA/MoeB/ThiF family protein, which translates to MLNDDELLRYSRHLLLEDVGETGQQALKSAKVLIIGMGGLGAPASLYLAAAGVGHIVLNDFDHIEVSNLQRQIAYQSSDIGESKVEVTKHKLQQINPEIKVRSINKAMPEMQLTMELTMADLVLDCTDNMASRQLINKACVDAKVPLIVGAAIRFEGQLMFFDHSETDSPCYHCLFPSSEEQTLNCSNAGIIGPVVGTIGTLQALEAIKYFVGLPSGIKNKLKLFDGKSLDWQTFAINKDPKCAVCGQH; encoded by the coding sequence ATGTTGAATGACGATGAGCTATTACGTTATAGCCGCCATCTCTTATTAGAAGATGTTGGAGAAACAGGCCAGCAAGCACTAAAAAGTGCAAAGGTACTTATTATTGGTATGGGGGGCTTAGGTGCTCCGGCTTCATTATATCTTGCAGCTGCTGGTGTTGGGCATATCGTATTAAATGATTTTGACCATATTGAAGTGAGTAATTTACAACGTCAGATAGCTTATCAAAGTTCAGATATTGGTGAGTCAAAAGTGGAAGTCACTAAACATAAGTTACAGCAAATTAATCCAGAAATTAAAGTTCGCAGTATCAATAAAGCGATGCCAGAGATGCAATTGACCATGGAGTTGACCATGGCTGATTTAGTGTTGGATTGCACTGACAATATGGCGAGTCGACAGTTGATTAATAAAGCCTGTGTTGATGCAAAAGTACCGTTAATTGTAGGGGCTGCGATCCGCTTTGAAGGTCAGCTTATGTTCTTTGATCATAGTGAAACAGACTCGCCTTGTTACCACTGCTTATTTCCAAGTTCAGAAGAACAAACTCTTAATTGCAGTAACGCTGGCATTATCGGTCCTGTGGTTGGCACTATCGGTACACTGCAAGCGTTGGAAGCAATTAAGTACTTTGTGGGTTTACCATCAGGCATTAAAAACAAATTAAAGTTGTTCGATGGTAAGTCCCTTGATTGGCAAACCTTTGCGATTAACAAAGATCCAAAATGCGCAGTATGTGGACAGCATTAA
- the thiS gene encoding sulfur carrier protein ThiS, translated as MKIHVNEQTIELAENTNIEQLLTHLDKPLIGSAVAVNQDIISRSHWANTIINEGDKISLFQAIAGG; from the coding sequence ATGAAAATACACGTTAATGAACAAACGATAGAGCTCGCTGAAAATACAAATATAGAGCAACTATTAACACATTTAGATAAACCCCTTATCGGCAGTGCTGTTGCGGTCAATCAAGATATTATCAGTCGTTCTCATTGGGCGAACACTATTATTAATGAGGGTGACAAGATCTCTCTATTTCAAGCTATTGCGGGTGGATAA
- a CDS encoding thiazole synthase — protein MLFDEMNKNDQLVIGDKSFSSRLFTGTGKFNDQQTMVAALKASQSELVTMALKRVDMQHRDDDILAPLIKNGMKLLPNTSGARNAKEAVFAAELAREALQTNWVKLEIHPDPKYLLPDPIETLKAAEMLANKGFIVLPYIHADPVLCKHLEAAGCAAVMPLGAPIGSNKGIKTADFLEIIIEQANIPVIVDAGLGSPSHAALAMEMGADAVLVNTAIAVSGNPVAMSEAFAKAVQAGRQAYLAGLGGQSTQAVASSPLTAFLEASL, from the coding sequence ATGTTATTTGATGAAATGAATAAAAACGATCAGTTAGTTATTGGAGATAAATCCTTCTCTTCTCGTTTGTTTACTGGCACAGGAAAATTTAACGATCAACAAACCATGGTCGCTGCCTTAAAAGCATCACAGTCAGAGTTAGTCACAATGGCCTTAAAGCGTGTAGATATGCAACACCGTGATGATGATATCCTTGCACCATTAATTAAAAATGGCATGAAGTTATTACCTAATACATCGGGTGCTCGTAATGCGAAAGAAGCGGTATTTGCAGCAGAACTCGCACGAGAAGCCTTACAAACTAACTGGGTTAAATTAGAAATTCATCCCGACCCGAAGTATTTGCTACCTGACCCAATTGAAACCTTAAAAGCGGCTGAAATGTTAGCTAATAAAGGGTTCATTGTTTTGCCTTATATTCATGCAGACCCTGTCTTGTGTAAACATTTAGAAGCGGCAGGTTGCGCAGCTGTGATGCCGCTAGGCGCTCCGATTGGTTCAAATAAAGGCATTAAAACGGCTGACTTTTTAGAAATAATTATCGAACAAGCTAATATTCCAGTGATTGTGGATGCAGGATTAGGTAGCCCATCTCACGCAGCACTTGCAATGGAGATGGGCGCCGATGCAGTGTTAGTCAATACTGCCATTGCTGTCTCAGGTAATCCTGTTGCCATGAGTGAAGCCTTCGCAAAAGCGGTACAAGCAGGTCGCCAAGCTTATTTAGCGGGTTTAGGTGGGCAAAGCACACAAGCAGTTGCCTCAAGTCCATTAACTGCATTTCTCGAGGCAAGCCTGTGA
- the thiH gene encoding 2-iminoacetate synthase ThiH, whose product MTFSEKIKEYQWDDIRMSIYAKTASDVQRALSKSRLDLEDFKALISPAAEPYLEQMAQKSQQLTLQRFGKTQQFYIPLYLSNMCSNICTYCGFSMHNALRRKTLDMQEIENECLAIKKMGFDHILIVTGESERKVGMDYFKQALPVIKKHFANITIEVQPLDQDEYSELIEYGVNAVLVYQETYNPVTYAEHHLKGKKSDFIYRLDTHDRLGEAGIHKMGLGSLIGLEEWRTDCFYVAAHLTYLEKKYWQSRYTISFPRLRPCEGGMEIKSVMDDKELVQLICAYRLFNPEVELSLSTRESEHFRDHVLPLGITSLSAGSSTQPGGYAEQADKALEQFEISDERSPAVMAELVKAQGYEVVWKDWDHSLTGK is encoded by the coding sequence GTGACTTTTAGTGAAAAAATAAAAGAGTATCAATGGGATGATATCCGCATGTCTATCTATGCTAAAACCGCATCGGATGTGCAACGTGCGTTATCAAAGTCGCGTTTAGACTTGGAAGATTTTAAAGCGTTAATAAGTCCAGCTGCTGAACCTTATTTAGAGCAAATGGCGCAAAAATCACAACAGTTAACTTTGCAACGATTTGGTAAAACGCAACAGTTTTATATTCCACTCTATCTCTCGAATATGTGCAGTAATATTTGCACTTATTGTGGTTTTTCAATGCACAACGCATTACGTCGCAAAACCTTAGACATGCAAGAAATTGAAAATGAGTGTTTAGCGATTAAAAAAATGGGCTTTGACCATATATTAATTGTAACGGGAGAGTCTGAACGTAAAGTGGGCATGGATTATTTCAAACAAGCTTTACCTGTTATCAAAAAGCACTTTGCGAATATTACCATCGAAGTACAACCACTTGATCAAGACGAATACAGTGAATTAATTGAATATGGAGTCAATGCAGTCTTAGTCTATCAAGAAACCTATAACCCAGTGACCTACGCAGAGCATCATTTAAAAGGTAAAAAATCTGATTTTATCTACAGATTAGATACGCATGACCGACTAGGTGAAGCGGGTATTCATAAAATGGGCTTAGGTAGTTTAATCGGTTTGGAAGAATGGCGCACAGATTGCTTTTATGTGGCTGCGCATTTAACGTATCTTGAGAAAAAATACTGGCAAAGCCGTTATACTATCTCTTTTCCGCGTTTGCGTCCCTGTGAAGGGGGTATGGAAATAAAATCAGTGATGGATGATAAAGAACTAGTACAATTGATTTGCGCATATCGTTTATTTAACCCTGAAGTTGAATTATCACTATCGACACGTGAATCTGAACATTTTAGGGATCATGTGTTACCTTTAGGCATTACATCACTCAGTGCTGGGTCAAGTACACAACCAGGCGGATATGCAGAACAAGCAGACAAAGCCCTTGAGCAATTTGAAATAAGTGACGAGCGCTCTCCGGCAGTAATGGCTGAACTAGTTAAAGCCCAAGGTTATGAAGTGGTTTGGAAAGACTGGGATCACAGCTTAACGGGTAAGTAA
- a CDS encoding RNA-binding S4 domain-containing protein, translating into MSDQEEVFATLVEIREEPTALYKILKIANLVSGGGEAKQAISEGYVSLNGEVETQKRKKIYAGDLIYFNEQYLHIAIAGETEGYEVVEETQLTTEYEASVQPNVSNTTAAPKAKKTRKPISF; encoded by the coding sequence ATGTCCGATCAAGAAGAGGTCTTTGCAACATTAGTTGAAATACGTGAAGAACCAACTGCACTTTATAAAATATTAAAAATCGCTAATCTAGTCTCAGGTGGTGGAGAAGCCAAGCAAGCTATTTCAGAAGGATATGTTTCATTAAACGGCGAAGTAGAAACGCAAAAGCGTAAAAAGATTTATGCAGGTGATTTAATCTACTTTAACGAGCAATATCTACATATTGCCATTGCAGGTGAAACGGAAGGTTATGAGGTTGTGGAGGAAACACAACTGACGACAGAATATGAAGCATCGGTTCAGCCTAATGTAAGTAATACAACGGCTGCACCTAAAGCAAAAAAAACACGCAAGCCGATTAGTTTTTAA
- a CDS encoding flippase — MILLAKLKRLKQNKGFMKYFKNTSWLFAEKILRVFVGIFIGIWIARYLGPEQFGLLSYAQSFAALFTVFATLGLDQIVIRELIKDESARDKLLGTAFILKLFGAFAVLIAIACTALSGVNTSAASFLILIIASSTVFQSFNVVDFYFQSKVMSKFVAFANVISLAVSSLIKVTLLLNESSLITFALVSLFDAFILAGGYIYFYLQNNLKIIKWSFDGVLAKALLKDSWPLILTGVVISVYMKIDQIMIGDMLGNKAVGEYAAAVKLSEPWYFIPTIIASSVFPSIINTKKNSEKAYYERLQKLYNLVVKIALVIAITITFLSDWIINLLYGSEFSQASSVLSIHIWAGVFAFLGIASRKWFIAENLSMLSFWRTFFGMVINIVMNILLIPCYGIQGAAVAILLSQISVAYIFDFLCHQTRAKFFMKTKALLLISGK; from the coding sequence ATGATACTTCTTGCGAAATTAAAACGGCTTAAACAAAATAAAGGTTTTATGAAGTATTTTAAGAATACTTCATGGTTATTCGCTGAGAAAATACTGAGGGTGTTTGTTGGCATTTTTATAGGTATTTGGATTGCTCGGTATTTGGGACCTGAACAATTTGGTTTATTAAGTTATGCACAAAGTTTTGCAGCTCTCTTTACTGTGTTTGCTACTTTGGGGCTAGACCAAATTGTTATACGAGAATTAATCAAAGATGAAAGTGCCCGAGATAAGTTATTGGGTACTGCTTTTATTTTAAAATTGTTCGGTGCTTTCGCCGTATTAATTGCTATCGCCTGCACAGCTCTATCCGGAGTTAATACATCAGCAGCGAGTTTCCTTATTTTAATTATTGCCTCTTCAACCGTTTTTCAAAGTTTTAATGTTGTTGATTTTTATTTTCAAAGTAAAGTTATGAGCAAGTTTGTAGCGTTCGCCAATGTTATTTCTTTAGCTGTATCTTCACTTATTAAAGTGACTTTATTACTCAACGAATCTTCTTTAATTACATTTGCCTTAGTGTCGTTATTTGACGCATTTATTCTTGCTGGTGGTTATATTTATTTTTATTTGCAAAATAACCTAAAGATTATTAAGTGGTCGTTTGATGGGGTACTAGCTAAAGCTTTATTAAAAGATAGTTGGCCTTTGATACTAACTGGCGTAGTGATTTCAGTGTATATGAAAATAGATCAGATAATGATAGGTGATATGTTAGGCAACAAGGCTGTGGGTGAATATGCGGCAGCAGTTAAATTAAGTGAGCCTTGGTATTTTATTCCAACAATTATCGCATCCTCTGTATTTCCAAGTATTATAAATACAAAAAAGAATAGTGAGAAAGCTTATTATGAAAGGCTTCAAAAGCTATACAATTTAGTCGTTAAAATAGCATTAGTAATTGCTATTACAATCACCTTCCTTAGTGACTGGATAATCAATTTACTTTATGGATCAGAATTTTCACAAGCTAGTAGTGTGTTAAGTATCCATATTTGGGCTGGGGTTTTTGCATTCCTAGGTATTGCTAGTAGAAAGTGGTTCATAGCTGAAAACCTATCTATGTTATCTTTTTGGCGAACATTTTTCGGGATGGTTATTAATATAGTTATGAATATATTGTTAATCCCTTGCTATGGGATCCAAGGAGCGGCTGTTGCTATTCTATTAAGTCAAATAAGTGTTGCTTATATCTTTGATTTTTTGTGTCACCAAACCAGAGCAAAATTTTTTATGAAAACTAAAGCTTTACTTTTAATTAGTGGAAAGTAA
- a CDS encoding glycosyltransferase has translation MKVTVYLVTFNRKILLERAILSVIKQTYKNIELIVVDDCSSDGTKEFLESKFEEYNCQINFRFYINDKNKGACYSRNKAIKKAYGEFITGLDDDDYFLPERIEKFVAVWPNKEKRVKHLFSNYRILSVDNPSETLRSKVVKQSDLFRANHIGNQLFTKKENLLAIGGFDESMPAWQDLECWYRLLKYGDAECIEDVTYVFDCSHPHERISTSNIKKIFNASKKFKIKHGCNWVEKNRLDNQLISYKFNFLLYVKCFVVFLLSLDWKGIKNLHSRIIRVLGLTK, from the coding sequence ATGAAAGTTACAGTTTACTTGGTTACATTTAACCGTAAAATATTGCTTGAAAGAGCAATATTGTCAGTTATTAAACAAACATATAAGAACATTGAGTTAATTGTGGTTGATGATTGCTCCTCTGATGGGACTAAAGAATTTTTAGAGTCTAAATTTGAAGAATATAATTGTCAGATAAATTTTAGATTTTATATTAATGATAAGAATAAAGGTGCTTGTTATTCTAGAAATAAAGCGATAAAAAAGGCTTATGGGGAGTTTATAACAGGACTGGATGATGATGACTACTTTTTGCCTGAACGGATTGAAAAATTTGTTGCAGTTTGGCCTAATAAAGAAAAGAGGGTAAAGCATCTATTTTCTAACTACCGCATTTTGTCCGTTGATAATCCTTCGGAGACTTTGAGAAGTAAAGTGGTTAAACAATCTGATCTATTTCGCGCAAATCACATAGGAAACCAATTGTTTACAAAGAAAGAAAATCTTCTGGCAATAGGTGGTTTCGATGAATCTATGCCAGCTTGGCAAGATTTAGAGTGTTGGTACCGTTTACTGAAATATGGTGATGCAGAGTGTATTGAGGATGTAACCTACGTTTTTGATTGTAGTCATCCTCATGAGAGAATATCTACATCAAACATTAAAAAAATTTTTAATGCTTCCAAAAAGTTTAAAATCAAACATGGATGTAATTGGGTCGAGAAAAATAGGTTAGATAACCAATTGATTTCATATAAATTCAATTTTCTTTTATATGTTAAGTGTTTTGTTGTTTTTTTATTGAGTTTAGATTGGAAAGGGATCAAGAACCTTCACTCTAGAATAATACGAGTGTTAGGATTAACGAAGTAA